The DNA window GTGAAACAAACCCAGTGGCCATTATTGGGCGCGACAGTTATTGCCATTACGGCGTTTGCCCCGATTGGGCTGTCACCGGATTCCACCGGTGAATTTGTCGGCTCATTATTCTGGGCATGCTGCCGCTGCTGTTTGATCCGTTCTTCAGCGCCATGGCGGTGGTCATCAGCGCCGGCCTGGGCTTTGCCACCATCCTCACTCTGGGAGTGGTGCCAGTGCTTTACGCCATCAGTCACGGCATTAAAACCCCTCCGGTTTCCTTATCCACGCCCGGCTGAAGCCGGGCCTAACCACTGCCTCAGCCGCCGTGACGAATATGAAAGCAATGGTGAATATTGCTGCGCCGCTCGTAATCAAACGGCACTGACTTAGCACTGACATCGCGGATATCCAACCCAGCCAGTGCATCCCGGTCGAGTTCAAATTTGCGCAGATTGTTGGAAAAAATCAGCAGCCCGCCCGGGTTCAGACAGCGCATCGCCTGTTCAACCAGCTGCACATGGTCACGCTGAATATCCAGTACCCCTTCCATGCGTTTGGAGTTGGAGAAGGTCGGCGGGTCCATAAAAATCAGGTCGTAGCGGTCACGACAATCGCGCAGCCACTGCAGACAATCGGCCTGAATAAACTCGTGTTCATCCGGGTTCAGCGTATTCAGGCTGAAATTATCCCGGCCCCAATTCAGGTAAGTGCGCGACATATCGACGCTGGTGCAATGGGCACCGGCGACCGCCGCATGCACACTGGCGCTGGCGGTGTAACAGAATAAATTCAGGAAGCGTTTGCCCTTGGCCAGGCTGGCGATTTCCAGCCGCGTCGGGCGATGATCCAGAAACAGGCCGGTATCCAGATAATCCTTCAGGTTCACCAACAGCTGTACCTGGCCTTCACGCACCGGCATAAAGACTTTCTCGGTGCTCTGCTTTTCATACTGACGCTTACCGGTCTGGCGCTCACGGCGTTTCAGTACAATTTTCTGAGCCGGAATACCGGTGACTTCCGGCAAGACCGCCAGCACATCCAGCAACCGGCGTTCGGCCTTGGCTTCATCGATGGATTTGGGTGGCACATATTCCTGCACGTGCAGCCAGTCTTCGTACTGGTCAATGGCGACCGCATATTCCGGCAGGTCGGCATCGTACAGGCGGTAGCAATGCACGTTTTCCCGCGCCGCCCATTTGCGCAGTTGCTTCAGGTTTTTACCCAGCCGGTTGGCAAAGGCTTCCACCGGCCCGCGGATCAGCGATGCCTGCGGCTGCGCCGAACGCTCATCGGCGGCACCGAATACCAGCAGTTTGGTGGCGATGGGGCCATTCATAAAGTTGTATTGTTTGAACATCGGCCGGCGGATGCTGCGCGCCAGATCGACGTTGCCGGTAAACACCGCCAGCGACCAGTCGGGCAGTTTCATGGTGGCATCATGAAAATGCTGGTACAGCGGCGCCAGTTGCGGCAGTTCGCTTAAACGCTCGCCGTACGGCGGGTTACAGACCACTAAGCCACCCTGCTCGGCCACTTCACTGCTGACCCGCAGCTGGGCAATATCCCGGCGTTCAAAATGAATGCGTCCGGCCAGCGCCGAGCGGGCCAGGTTGTTGGTGGCGGCATTCAGCTGCTCGGGATCAATATCAAAACCGTACAGACGGCTGCGCAGATTGTTCAGGCCAGCGGCGCGACGCTCGCGGGCGGCATCCACCTCGGCCAGCCAGCGTGGACGCTGATGCCCCAGCCAGCTGTCAAAGCCCCACTGCTGACGGTTCAGGCCCGGCGCGATATCGGCTGCCATCATGCCGGCTTCCATTAATAAGGTGCCGGAACCGCACATCGGGTCGATCAGATGCTTACCTTCTGCCGCCAGCGCCGGCCAGCCGGCACGGATCAGAATGGCCGCGGCCAGGTTTTCTTTCAGCGGCGCTTTACCCGGCTGCAGGCGGTAACCCCGGCGGTGCAGACTGTCACCGCTGAAGTTGTAATACAGGTGCAGTTTGCCTTTGCGCAGCTGAGCTTCAATGCGCACATCGCCGTTTTTATCCACCGATGGGCGACCGCCGGTTTCCTCGCGGAACACATCGACAATGGCGTCTTTGACCTTCTGCGCGCCAAACTGAGTGTTGTTCAGATAATCGGTACGACCATGAAAATCGATGCGGAAGGTTGATTTCAGTGCAAACACCGCCGGCCAATCGACCGAACGGGCCGCCTCATACAGGGCGTCGATATTGTCTACCTGACTTTCATGCAGCGGCAGCAGCAACCGGCTGGCCAACCGGCTCCACAAACAAAAGCGGTAAGCCAGGGTTAAGTCGCCGCGCCAGATCACCCCGAGATGAGTTTCGCGTTCAACTTCGCCACCTAAGTGTCTGATTTCATCAGCCAGCAGGGGCTCGATGCCTTTCGGGCAGGCGGCCAGCCAGGTGAATTGTGCGGCGGCAGAGTGATTTTGCATGGTCATAGAACCTGTTTCGTCAAATAGCGGTTGGCAGTAAAAAAACTGTCACTTAGAAGTAATTAATCGTTAACACAGGGCGCACCCCTTTGATACAACACCAGTGCGGCCGGAAATTCTGACTCTGATCTGGCCGGCAAGCTAATTACCAAGCGAGGAAGCTTTCTATGAAAAAACAGAAACGCGACATGCAGGAAAGAGCTTTTGCACGAGGGTACCGCGCGGGCGTTGAGCGCCGTTCAAAAGATCTTGCCCCCCCCGTTGGACCGGTTCGCGACGCCTGGTTAGCCGGCTGGCGTGAAGGACGTGCCGACCACTGGGATGGATACACCGGCGTTTCTGGCGTTCACAAAATCGCTGTCTGATGCAGGCTGACGCCTGTTAACCCCTGCTTCCCGCCCCGGGAAGCCCAGGCCCTGCAACTGCAGGGCCTTTTTTTTGCCTGGCGCTCTGGCGTTCAGTGATTTACCGACGCTTCCAGCGCAGCAATGGCATCCACGGCTTCGGCGATCAGTTCCGGACCCCGGTAAATAAAACCGGAATAAATCTGTACCAGCTGGGCGCCGGCGCGGATTTTATCGGCCGCACCTTCACCATCAATAATGCCACCGACGCCAATCACCGGCAGTTTACCGTCCAGTGCTTTGCACAGTGCGCTGATGGTTTCGGTAGCCAGGTCTTCCAGCGGCGCGCCGCTTAAGCCACCGGTTTCGTTACCGAAACGCAAGCCTTCAACGCCCTCACGAGACAGGGTGGTGTTGGTGGCAATCACGCCATCAATGCCGCTGTTGATCAGGGTTTCAGCCACCAGACCGACTTCTTCTTCGGTCATATCCGGGGCGATTTTCACAAACACCGGCTTGTAGCCAAACTGCTCGGCCAGCTCCAGCTGGCGGGCTTTGATCGGCGCCAGCAGCTGCTGCAGCGACTCACCGAATTGCAGGGTGCGCAGACCGGGGGTGTTGGGCGAAGAAATATTCACCGTAATGTAGGTGGCGTGTTCATACACCTTGTTCAGGCAGATCAGATAATCGCTGGTGGCATCTTCCACCGCGGTATCAAAATTTTTGCCGATATTAATGCCCAGCACACCCCGGTAACGGGCGGCTTTAACGCGCTCGACCAGATGGTCCACACCTTTGTTATTGAAACCCATGCGGTTGATAATGGCCTGACGCTCGGGAATGCGGAACAGGCGCGGCTTGGGGTTACCCGGCTGCGGCCGCGGGGTGACCGTGCCAATTTCAATAAAACCAAAACCCAGGCGGGCAAAGGCGTCGATGAAATCGCCGTTTTTATCCAGCCCCGCTGCCAGCCCGACCGGATTGGGAAAGGTAATACCCGCCACAGTTACCGGCAGCGCCGGTACCGGCGCCACCAGATGTTTCAGCAAGCCCAGCCGTTCGCTGGCACCCAGCATATCCAGCCCCAGTTCATGGGACGTTTCACCGTTCAGACGGAATAACAGGGCGCGGCTCAGGCTGTACCAATCCATATCGGACCTCAGTGGAAAAATAAACGCCGGCATTATATGTCAGCCGGGCCGTAAACACTAAGGCAGCCGGACAATGCGCTGAAAGCGGCCCTGATCGTCAAACTCAATGGCAAAGCGGCCGTAAACACCATCGTGGCCGACCACTTTCTGCAGAATATTGGCCGGAAAGCGTACCGTGCGGCCATCCGCCGTGTGCGCCACCACCTGCCGGATACGACCGCTGTAATAGTACTGGTAATCAAGGGCGGAAATGGCCAGATCCACCACAATACGCTGACTCACTGAACGCTCTCCGCACAGGTTTAAAAGCGGCATCATACTTCGCTTTACGGCGCAGGGAAGCCAGGGAGCCTCTGAATAACCCGGTGCCCGCTCTGGATTACAGGAAAGTTCTGAATCACGAAGCCGGGTTGCAGGCATAGCGGGTTCTGTCAAAACCCGCCCGGCCGGCTGGCCTGGGCCAGATCCAGCAGTTCGCGCAGTGCCACCGAAGCCATGGTGAACTCCAGCGTCCCCGCCGTGCCCAGCTCGGTCAGCATGGCTTTCCAGCGCTGCACCAGTTCCTGTTGCTGTTCTTCCCATACCGTCAGCGCCTCATCCAGCGTCGCTCCGGCTGGCTGATTATGCAGAATGCCAACCGTCAGCGCCCGTTGCTGCCAGTCCAGATCATCACGCAAACTCTCGCGCGCCAGCGCGTCCCAGCGACTGGCTGAGGGCAGCGCGTTAATCTGCTGCAGGAACCAGGTCAGTGACAGATGTTCGCCCAGCTGATAGTAGGCTGCGGCCACCTCGCAGACCTCGCGGCCGGTTTGCGCAGCCGCTTCAATAATGCCAGGGGCCGCAAACAGGTTGGCGGCGGCGGCGGTAAAGTGGGCCAGATCATCCGGTACACCGGCGGCCAGACGGGTTTCGTACAGGCTCTGCCAGTGTTCATGGGCACTGCCCTGCAGCAACTCGCCCATGCGCCGGATCAGGGCATCCACCGCAGGCCGGAAGCATTCCACCTCGGCCGCAATATTCAGGTTCTGGCGACGGTTACGCAAAAACCAGCGGCTGGCGCGGCGTACCAGCCGCATCAGGTCAGCCTGCATATCCGCCTGCACCTCCGCCGGTACCCGATAATCCAGAGCACTGATCTGCTGGCGGTAATATGGCATGGCAAAAATATCGCGGGCGGCCAGATAAGCCCGGGCAATGGCAGCAATACCGGCGCCGGTGGCATCGCGCAGACGGCTGACGTAGGTAATGCCCATGGCATTAACCATATCGTTGGCCAGCTGAGTGGCGATGATTTCATTGCGCAGGCGGTGTTGCTCCAGCGTCTGAGGAAATTGCTCGTTCAGTGCCTGCGGAAAGGCATGCTGCATCATCGCTGCCACATAGGGGTCACTGACCAGCTCGGCCTGATTCAGCTGCTCTTTCAGATCGGCCTTGGTGTAGGCAATTAACACCGCCAGTTCCGGCCGGGTTAAACCACGGCCGCTGCTGCGCCGTTCCGCCAGCTGTTCATCGGCGGGCAGAAATTCCAGCGCCCGGTTCAGCTTGCCCTGTTGTTCAAAGTCACGGATCAGACGGATGTATTCATCCAGCCGCAACTGACTGTCAGCCACCGCCAGCGCGATGGCCTGGGTTTGCTGGTAATTATCCTGCAATACCAACTCGCCCACGGCAGCAGTCTGGGCCATAAAAATTTCATTCCGCTGCTTTACGGTCAGGTCGCCGGCGGCCACCACCTCGTTCAGCATGATTTTGATATTCACTTCATGGTCGGAGCAGTTCACGCCGCCGGCGTTATCAATAAAGTCGGTAAAA is part of the Venatoribacter cucullus genome and encodes:
- the rlmKL gene encoding bifunctional 23S rRNA (guanine(2069)-N(7))-methyltransferase RlmK/23S rRNA (guanine(2445)-N(2))-methyltransferase RlmL, with translation MTMQNHSAAAQFTWLAACPKGIEPLLADEIRHLGGEVERETHLGVIWRGDLTLAYRFCLWSRLASRLLLPLHESQVDNIDALYEAARSVDWPAVFALKSTFRIDFHGRTDYLNNTQFGAQKVKDAIVDVFREETGGRPSVDKNGDVRIEAQLRKGKLHLYYNFSGDSLHRRGYRLQPGKAPLKENLAAAILIRAGWPALAAEGKHLIDPMCGSGTLLMEAGMMAADIAPGLNRQQWGFDSWLGHQRPRWLAEVDAARERRAAGLNNLRSRLYGFDIDPEQLNAATNNLARSALAGRIHFERRDIAQLRVSSEVAEQGGLVVCNPPYGERLSELPQLAPLYQHFHDATMKLPDWSLAVFTGNVDLARSIRRPMFKQYNFMNGPIATKLLVFGAADERSAQPQASLIRGPVEAFANRLGKNLKQLRKWAARENVHCYRLYDADLPEYAVAIDQYEDWLHVQEYVPPKSIDEAKAERRLLDVLAVLPEVTGIPAQKIVLKRRERQTGKRQYEKQSTEKVFMPVREGQVQLLVNLKDYLDTGLFLDHRPTRLEIASLAKGKRFLNLFCYTASASVHAAVAGAHCTSVDMSRTYLNWGRDNFSLNTLNPDEHEFIQADCLQWLRDCRDRYDLIFMDPPTFSNSKRMEGVLDIQRDHVQLVEQAMRCLNPGGLLIFSNNLRKFELDRDALAGLDIRDVSAKSVPFDYERRSNIHHCFHIRHGG
- the rmf gene encoding ribosome modulation factor, yielding MKKQKRDMQERAFARGYRAGVERRSKDLAPPVGPVRDAWLAGWREGRADHWDGYTGVSGVHKIAV
- a CDS encoding quinone-dependent dihydroorotate dehydrogenase, with product MDWYSLSRALLFRLNGETSHELGLDMLGASERLGLLKHLVAPVPALPVTVAGITFPNPVGLAAGLDKNGDFIDAFARLGFGFIEIGTVTPRPQPGNPKPRLFRIPERQAIINRMGFNNKGVDHLVERVKAARYRGVLGINIGKNFDTAVEDATSDYLICLNKVYEHATYITVNISSPNTPGLRTLQFGESLQQLLAPIKARQLELAEQFGYKPVFVKIAPDMTEEEVGLVAETLINSGIDGVIATNTTLSREGVEGLRFGNETGGLSGAPLEDLATETISALCKALDGKLPVIGVGGIIDGEGAADKIRAGAQLVQIYSGFIYRGPELIAEAVDAIAALEASVNH
- a CDS encoding DUF2835 domain-containing protein; amino-acid sequence: MSQRIVVDLAISALDYQYYYSGRIRQVVAHTADGRTVRFPANILQKVVGHDGVYGRFAIEFDDQGRFQRIVRLP